Proteins from a genomic interval of Oceanispirochaeta crateris:
- a CDS encoding LA2681 family HEPN domain-containing protein gives MDYKKMIFQFGVLIDTFSDSCDDKNLSKLISEIEIFVEKEKIEKKLSAILFYYLGNAWSSLDNIRNRNDSNIWLLNRDEFDQSIINYRKAINQIDDNGENSNLSCSLFTNLANAYSQIGRPISAIALWNKSLLINKNFQMAIGNKGQGLFEYSKMMYDPSHRDLIGRESFFLLSKLDYKKLHYTASEIFKNIKEKLGSYFSDEYLRKEFDTEKYELGSRQNEIDYWNWVLNTSLFLNPLNDINKSNTVAHDILSLPSMIVPKELKHDEPIFHRLFNEIKQEFISLRYFYYKYLISQEDLIHFSDSNRNLINTLDYSQLGLKYEYLKISFRMAYSIFDKISYFLNKYLVLNIPDHKVSFKNIWREYDTGKNKFTKELCIHIIDLKNKPLRGLYFISRDFYELDESLSLVLDPDAKNIAKIRNYIEHKSFIIHWDIAGWTEKESYSYHIAEKDFSNKCFFLIEKVREAIIYLSLSVHSEEEKSENDDITIPIIMPSYDY, from the coding sequence TTGGATTATAAAAAAATGATATTTCAATTTGGTGTTTTAATTGATACCTTCTCTGACTCTTGTGATGATAAAAACTTATCAAAATTAATTTCAGAAATAGAAATATTTGTAGAAAAGGAAAAAATAGAAAAAAAACTAAGTGCAATATTGTTCTATTATCTTGGTAATGCGTGGTCGTCACTAGATAATATAAGAAATAGAAATGATTCAAATATTTGGTTATTGAATAGAGATGAATTTGATCAATCAATCATAAACTATAGAAAAGCAATTAATCAAATAGATGATAATGGAGAAAATAGCAATCTTAGTTGTTCTCTTTTTACTAATCTAGCAAATGCATATAGTCAAATAGGAAGGCCAATAAGTGCTATTGCATTATGGAATAAATCTCTATTGATTAACAAAAATTTTCAGATGGCTATAGGAAATAAGGGTCAAGGACTATTTGAATATTCAAAGATGATGTATGACCCAAGTCATAGAGATCTCATAGGTCGTGAATCATTTTTTTTACTATCAAAATTAGATTATAAAAAGCTTCATTATACGGCATCTGAAATATTTAAAAACATTAAAGAAAAACTAGGTTCATATTTTAGTGATGAATATCTTAGAAAAGAATTTGATACTGAAAAATATGAGTTGGGAAGCAGACAAAATGAAATAGATTATTGGAATTGGGTTTTAAACACATCCCTTTTTCTTAATCCTTTAAATGATATCAATAAATCAAATACAGTAGCACACGATATTTTATCTCTTCCATCTATGATTGTACCAAAAGAATTAAAGCATGATGAACCTATATTCCATAGGCTGTTTAATGAAATTAAACAAGAATTTATAAGTTTAAGATATTTTTACTATAAGTATTTAATTTCTCAAGAAGATTTAATTCATTTTTCTGATAGTAACAGAAATTTAATTAATACTCTTGATTATTCTCAGCTAGGATTAAAATATGAATATTTGAAAATATCATTCAGAATGGCATATTCAATATTTGATAAAATATCATATTTTCTGAATAAATATTTAGTTTTAAATATTCCAGATCATAAGGTTTCTTTTAAAAACATTTGGAGGGAGTATGATACTGGAAAGAACAAATTTACAAAAGAATTATGTATACACATTATAGACTTAAAAAACAAACCCCTAAGAGGATTATATTTTATTAGCAGAGATTTTTATGAGCTTGATGAATCATTAAGTTTAGTATTAGATCCTGATGCAAAAAATATTGCAAAGATTAGGAATTATATAGAGCATAAGAGTTTTATTATCCATTGGGATATTGCAGGCTGGACTGAAAAAGAATCGTACAGTTATCATATAGCAGAGAAAGATTTCTCTAATAAGTGTTTCTTTCTAATTGAAAAGGTTAGAGAAGCAATTATTTATTTATCTTTATCAGTTCATTCAGAAGAAGAAAAATCGGAGAATGATGATATAACTATTCCAATAATAATGCCTAGTTATGATTACTAG
- a CDS encoding AbiH family protein, whose protein sequence is MSIPKEYSELKLSELPHVVILGAGSSCAANPNGDKNNKKLPMMNQIPDVIRLSDILSDEEIESAKDNFELFFDELVQSKKTEITEEIESRLYNYFDSLELSDELTLYDRLIFSLRRKDLIATFNWDPLLSYSYRRNSSLKTLPHLVFLHGNVLQGVCNEDKILGWKDDVCNICKKSFSPTKLLYPVSNKIYDIDDVINEQWKILEDYISNAYYITIFGYSAPFTDINARERIINHIKENKRKRFLQLEIIDINAESLVASNLKDIIVDTHYSLLNSFDKSWLVLHPRFTCEALFEATMQLKPLTPIPFPDGSLQEYQSWVYELNEAFSGFEKEGNEKQG, encoded by the coding sequence ATGAGTATACCAAAAGAGTATAGCGAGTTAAAGCTTAGTGAATTACCTCATGTTGTTATATTAGGAGCTGGCTCAAGTTGTGCAGCAAATCCCAATGGTGATAAAAATAATAAAAAACTACCGATGATGAACCAAATACCAGACGTTATTAGGTTATCTGATATTTTAAGTGATGAAGAAATTGAATCAGCAAAAGATAATTTTGAACTTTTTTTTGATGAACTCGTTCAATCAAAAAAAACAGAAATAACTGAAGAAATTGAGTCACGGTTATATAATTATTTTGACTCACTAGAACTATCAGATGAATTAACTTTATATGACAGACTAATATTTTCTCTTAGAAGAAAAGATTTAATTGCTACTTTTAATTGGGACCCACTTCTTTCTTATTCTTACAGAAGGAATAGCTCTCTTAAAACATTACCTCACTTAGTATTCTTACATGGAAATGTATTACAAGGTGTTTGTAATGAAGACAAGATACTTGGTTGGAAGGATGATGTTTGTAATATTTGTAAAAAATCCTTTTCACCAACAAAACTTCTATATCCTGTTTCTAATAAAATATATGATATTGATGATGTCATTAATGAGCAATGGAAAATTCTTGAAGATTATATTTCAAATGCCTATTACATTACGATCTTCGGTTACAGTGCTCCGTTTACAGATATTAATGCAAGAGAAAGGATTATTAATCACATAAAAGAAAACAAAAGAAAAAGATTCTTGCAATTGGAAATCATAGATATTAATGCTGAATCACTGGTTGCTAGTAACCTTAAAGATATCATTGTAGATACTCACTACTCATTATTAAATTCATTTGATAAAAGTTGGTTAGTTCTGCACCCTCGTTTTACATGTGAAGCATTATTTGAAGCAACAATGCAGCTAAAACCTCTTACTCCAATTCCTTTTCCAGATGGGTCATTACAAGAATATCAATCATGGGTTTATGAATTAAATGAAGCCTTTAGTGGATTTGAGAAAGAAGGGAATGAAAAGCAAGGCTGA